From Mauremys mutica isolate MM-2020 ecotype Southern chromosome 23, ASM2049712v1, whole genome shotgun sequence, a single genomic window includes:
- the NR0B2 gene encoding nuclear receptor subfamily 0 group B member 2, producing the protein MTTCSMDLDYERCQCHSEENRNAILYTLLSQNLNHKWGSRSPSQQRCLCQKRRTVCLRTPQVTCQAASDVLVKTVSFMKNLPSFQLLPRGDQLLLLNSCWAPLFILGLVQEMVTFEVMETPAPSMLKRILLDGQSKRQEPEKTQPTLVGVQRLQCCLNTFWSLDLSPKEYAYLKGAILFNPDVPGLRASLYIESLQREAQKALREVLVPLHPGDQGRFARILLIASTLRSIPPALITDLFFRPIIGNADIIEVITEMLYEITCRQLTLSSHTAS; encoded by the exons ATGACTACATGCAGCATGGACCTGGACTATGAGAGGTGCCAGTGCCACAGTGAGGAGAATCGGAACGCCATACTCTATACCCTCCTCAGCCAGAACCTGAACCACAAATGGGGCAGCCGTAGTCCATCCCAGCAGCGCTGCCTGTGCCAGAAGCGTCGCACCGTCTGCCTCCGAACACCTCAGGTCACCTGCCAGGCAGCCTCTGATGTCCTTGTGAAAACGGTCAGCTTCATGAAGAACCTGCCCTCCttccagctgctgccccggggAGACCAGCTGCTGCTTCTGAACAGCTGCTGGGCTCCCCTCTTCATTCTGGGGCTGGTTCAGGAGATGGTGACATTCGAGGTGATGGAAACCCCAGCCCCGAGCATGCTCAAGAGGATTCTCCTCGATGGCCAGAGTAAGAGACAAGAGCCTGAGAAGACACAGCCCACCCTAGTTGGGGTGCAGCGGCTGCAGTGCTGCCTGAACACATTCTGGAGCCTGGACCTGAGCCCTAAGGAGTATGCTTATCTGAAAGGAGCCATTCTCTTTAACCCTG ATGTCCCAGGTCTCAGGGCCTCTTTGTACATCGAGAGCCTCCAACGGGAAGCACAGAAAGCGCTCCGAGAAGTCCTAGTGCCCCTCCACCCAGGGGACCAGGGCCGCTTTGCCCGCATCTTGCTGATTGCCTCCACCTTGAGGTCCATTCCTCCTGCACTTATCACAGACCTCTTCTTTCGACCAATCATTGGCAATGCAGACATTATTGAGGTGATCACTGAAATGCTGTATGAAATAACCTGCAGGCAACTGACTCTTTCATCACACACAGCCTCCTGA